The genome window GATTAGATCAagaaagaggaaagagaaattttgtataaaaaaaatataatatgtcGAAAGATGCCTCTCTAGGTTGGAAACTTATTGGGCATTCATATGTGTATTTTGTCTGTCTTTCTCCAATCATGCCCATTTGCTCAATCCCAGCTGTAACTAACCTCCAACCCCTCTCCCTCTTGCGCTCCACCTCTTTTTCCAATCCAATTCTCCAACAATCAATCCAATCTGCATCCTCACCGTCCCATGCTGTCCCCATTCCTTGATGTCCCATTTCATTTGCCACCCTAGCTCATTCCTCTGGTGATGAAACCAATCATATTCCAAATCAATCACATAATGTCATGTAAAAATGTTAATGTACATGTTATGTGCGTGAATAATTTGAGAAACTATCATTGTGCGAACTTGAAATACCGTCACAATAATGTCTTCGTAAGTGATGATGAGTATAGTCTACCAAGAGATAGATACATTTTCTCATTCAATCTTCCAGGCATAAAGAAATAAGCAAAACTCGGATGAACCAGCAGAACTTGCATTAATCCCTTCTACTGATGCAGAACTAGTCTGAGATGACAATGGAGTTGATGCCGATGAAGAAAATGGGGGCGAGGATGACGAGGTTCTCGATAACGGTGACAGAGATGTACTTGAAGCAGGCAAACTTGGCTTGAAAATAAACAATGCACGCCTTAATCCTGGACTAAAAAGCCAGTCATGGACATCCCAATAAACCTCAATTCTCAACTTGTTGATACGAATGGACTCATTACCTCTAAACTTCCATTGAAGATGCTTCACATGAACCACCAAATGCCCATCAACCCTAATCTCCAACTCCGGCTCCACCCCATTTAGGGTACTTCCACTCCCAATGCTCCCGTCGCCGCCACCGCCACCTCTGTGTTTGCATTCAATTGCAATTTCATGCAGCCTGcctttttcataaaacttagcTTTTGTGGAAAACTTTTTCTTACCAAAAATGTGCTCTTTTTTAGAAACCAAAGTGGGATCAGTGAGGGCAGGTCTAAAACCTGTTTTTCTGTATGCATCTTTTTTGAGATCACCAAGAAGCAAAACAACTTCCTTGTCACAAAGAACCGCAACGTAGTACTCTGATTTGGGCTCCGTCCCCCCGTTGAATTTTGCGGCCTTGAGGTCCCAGAAGATCTCCACTGCCTTCCCATCAACCACAAAGCGCTTGGAGCCTTGCTTCCTCCAGAAGTACCATGGCTTGAGCTCAACTTTGAAGCTGTGTTGGGTGTGCTGCTGGGTTTGATCTCCATCCGGGCCCTCCATGGTCACCGATAGGCCATGGAGGAGCAGGTTTTTGCACCATGTGATCGTGATCAAGCGGCTCTGATCGGCTATCTTGGCTCTGTACACTGTCATGTAGACACTGTGGCCTGACCTAGCCACAGCTGATGCATCATCACTTAACTTCTCACCTGAGGAGAAGCAAGCAGGAATGCCAATGTGGTCTTGCATTTTTCGTCACCACGACGGATTCAGGATTTGAAAAATGAGGTGCGTCGAACGACGATTCCAAGACTCAAAAATGAGGTGCGAAAAAACCTTTAtagcagtggcggatccagaaTTTAAAACTGAAACGTACTTAACGGAGTTATCAAAGCAGAAAGTTTCTCAACAGGATGAAAACCAAAGGAGTGGAAGATGAGGAACAAATTGGAGGAAGGAGAGTTGGGGGGGAGAGGGGAGTTTTAAGATGGTgggagagagtgagtgagagaacCTAGTCACAAGATGTGTTGAGTCACAGATGCTGCCAGAGGTGTGTTTGGCAGCATTGTTTAAAGAACTATTTCTAAACTGGTAGATAGACTGGCAGTTCATTTCTAATCTCTCTCTTACCTggatttcaatttatttattttgttaattgtACTTTAAATATATTACAATTTTCTTTGCAATTTTACAAAGACAACTTTATTGAATCCGAGGTGGTTTTGCTTCCGCTGCACGCACTTAAATTACATAATTCCACGCATGGTTAAAAGTATAAGTAAGACCATTTGTCAACACATTGTTTATGGTTCAACCATGTTATTTGACTCTATGTAATTGAATTCTAAATAATGAATCTAGCTATCGACCAACCATCAGCCAACACATCGTGTATTTTTATAAAACATATAGTTCATGATTACCATGACCATACattatgtaataatacatgtttTAAAAAATGTGAGAAATTAAAGTATCTTGACTCTATAGCATGAGTCAATCCAAAAGTAGATCTCTTTAACATCAACCAAAAAACCCAGTCAAAACTATATAACGTAAAAGAGTTTGGATACTTTGGTTTTGCTTCCCGATGTGGGTCTTGtggattttttattgtttgaataAGTGTTCATAAAGTTTGTATATGGGAGGTGCAACTTTTTTCAACTTTGTATTAAAAAATGTGTAGCAATTATGTAGTAGAGGAATCTAAGACTACGGGGGTGGTGGCGATAATTGCTGAGGGAAAAGTCTGAGGAATCTAATGTTTGTAGCTGCTGCAGAACTGGTCCAGCTAGCTTCCCCTTTACATTGCATTGCAGCCCTATGGCTGCCCACTAATGGTTGCATAATAATGCTTGGATAATCCTCACTTTTTTTACCTATAAATGATATCATTGTGACGGTTTCATTTCAAGTCAATCAAAGCattattatgtattttaatCTTAATATTTTTACGTGATAATGCTTAATTCTCTTGACGTACTGCTATAGTGATATCCAAGTTGATAGACCACAGTTGAAATCATATATCATCATGCAAGGAATGAATCCAAACTTTCTCACATAACTTAGACTGACCTATATTAGCAAAAGCATCAACCATCATATTTAGTTGTCATTCTTCACATATCAAAATGTGTAAACTAATACACAAGGACTGAAAAATGGGCGAGTTCCACGTTGAAACTTGGTATGTCATACCTGAATATCTAGGTATGTTTTTTGTTGTTCAACTCAAACCTTCATCTAAACCTCATATAAAGAGGgattaaaaaaaacaagaggATCCTCAGACATGAACAACTAGATATCATTCCCCATGTCATTCTCTTTCTTCACCTTTTTTACACGAACAATGATTGACTACTGAAAGAAGAGTAGAAGCTCTTGTTGAAACCCCATTAAAAATTGACAAGTGTCTAAACGAGTAGGGTGATGTTGGTTCAAGTTTTAATTCTTCAAATTATTTGGACACGTGTCCAATTTTAATAACACTGATTGAATTCAGCAGGAGCTCCAGCTTTTCTTTCGGCAGCCAATCCTTAAATCTTCTTACACATGACTCATGAAATATTACATTTAACCTTTAATTTGGTATGTGAAGAAAAGGGCTAGTCCTCTTCAGGCCCAAAGTCCATTACTGGGCCAGATTATACCGTTTATAGGCCCGTTTGTACAATCCTTGGGCCCAAATCGGAGCCCTAATGCCTTGAAGCCAAAGAGGGCATTTTCGTCCATCTACCCTGAACATAAACCCCATTTCCCAAGCTACCGTGGGTTTTGGGTAAGCCACCGGTCATCCCTCCCCGTTTGGTTCCCTAGAAAACCCAATAGAAAATTGCATCCATTTTCTCATTCCCCCActccattttctcagcaaccaaacagaaaatttgATTGCATACCCACTTCGTAAAAATGCAGACTTTAAGCGCGAGCATCCGATTGGTCCGAAGACAAAGAATCGACAGCTCAAAAATTGCTCATTTTAGATCAATCGGAGCTTACCAATTGAGCAGCGGTTCTGGGTTTAGCTCGTTGGCGTCGGATCGTTTGGCGTCTGCCGAGAAATTGGGGGATTTTTCGGGGTTGGGGTCTCTGAAAAGCTCCTTGTTTCAGTCAATTTCCAAGTTTTCGTATCGGTCTTCGGCCTCGTTCGTATGTTTTCGACTCGTTATACTCTATTTAACAGCATTTTAGCATAGTTGATATTTAATTAGAAGATTGCACTTTTAACATGTTTTTGGTATTGGATTTTACTCTGAATATGCCTGTAATTGTGA of Malus sylvestris chromosome 6, drMalSylv7.2, whole genome shotgun sequence contains these proteins:
- the LOC126626018 gene encoding uncharacterized protein LOC126626018, encoding MQDHIGIPACFSSGEKLSDDASAVARSGHSVYMTVYRAKIADQSRLITITWCKNLLLHGLSVTMEGPDGDQTQQHTQHSFKVELKPWYFWRKQGSKRFVVDGKAVEIFWDLKAAKFNGGTEPKSEYYVAVLCDKEVVLLLGDLKKDAYRKTGFRPALTDPTLVSKKEHIFGKKKFSTKAKFYEKGRLHEIAIECKHRGGGGGDGSIGSGSTLNGVEPELEIRVDGHLVVHVKHLQWKFRAKFACFKYISVTVIENLVILAPIFFIGINSIVISD